The genomic region TGCATGTTTGTAACCCTGTTACCCTCCTTCAGTTTACAAGAAATTCTTGCTTCTCTCAAGGTGATTCTAGGGACCAgaaattatgtttaaaaaaaaaaaaagtagtaacaTGCCCTTTCAGGTAAAAATCCATTAGTCACATAACTGAAAACAGACATGCAATGAGTGACCTGGCAAGTCTGCAAATGCATACTTTTAGATCAGCAATGTCTTGCTGAAGTCTGGTATAAATTTTAATGATGAAACAGGTCAGGAATGGATGCTCCACAAGTACTATGgtaaatggtttttaaaatatttaaatatgcaGAACAATTACACCATCTACAATTGTGTCTTACTGATCTCTATGTTCACATTGACCTAGCTGGCTTCAGATGCATGAAATGGTCCTATGCCATTCAGTTATGTTGCtggttaaataaaaacaaaagttctcatctttttaaaaaaaagatattgaaCACATGATTTGGATAAGTAATTTCACTAATAGAAAAGTAAAGTCAGTACTTGTAAGGCAGCAAAGAGTTAGATGTAATTGTTTACATTCGGAAGAGTACTTTACAAAAAAGGTAGGCTACAAAATTTAGTGGAAGGATGATGTGTTTTGTGTTGACAAGATCTTGTATTCATGATGAATTTTATGATGGAGAAGAAAATGCAGAAAAGTCTGCATCACAGCAGCTGTAGAGCTCTTCCTTTGTTGGAATTCATGATGAGGGGCACATTCCCTGTTTTTCCAAGATAAAGATATTTAGTTCTTCTTTTCCATCCTACCAAGAAAAACAGGATAATTCAGTGAAGGTCTTAGTATTTATATACAATTATTGACTAAGGCTTGAACATACTGTGAAAAATCAAAGGCTGGGTATGAAAAAGACTTACTAAATTATCTGGTTTCTCACCTTACCACAACAAAAGTGGCCCCTAAACTTGCCTGTTTTATGCAGTCTAGTTTTAAAGTGTCCCAAAAGATGGGGGTTCCTAAGCTATTGTGTCAGCATATGAGGAGGCAATGAAATGTACAGcatttgctttgcttttctgCCATTTGTTTCCTGGGAAGCCGCCTTCTCAGTAGCTGCTCTCTGTGACAGAGATGAACAACCAGCAATAGGATGTTACAGCAGGAGGCACCAAAATCTGGCAGCTAATAGTCATTGCTGATTATAGAAGATGAAAAACTGCAACCCTTCTAATCTGCATTCATGTACAGAGAACATCCCTAGCAAATGTTAGTTTGTTTCCCTTTCCCCACACAGATTTTAAAATTCACTCACTTGTATTTCATCAGTCGTCCTCCTTGGATTAGCTGTGCAATTTCATTAGTGAAGTGACATGCAAACAGAAGCCAGTTTCTTGGCTGTACCTTGTAGGCAAATCTCATAAAAGTCAAAGAGTAACAACACAGTGCTGTAAAACAAACAGAGTCAACATAGTGTCAGTGGTAGAGTccaagtttaaggccagaaggaaccaccatATAATCTAGTCTGGATATTGCAGGCAACAACCatcacccacacactaaacccaacaattaAATTTAGACCAAAGTAGTACAGCCCAccggagactagactattatgagCCACAGGGAGAGAATAGAAGGGACCAAGATGCACCAATGCCTAAGGTCTCTGCAGTGGCAGGAAAAcaattaagtgagatatacccagataatcctggcaagtgacctgtacccacatgctgcagaggaaggcaaaaaaaacaaaaacccaaccaaccaaccccccgccccaaaaaacaaaaaaaaccaaacacacaaaaacaaaaaaaaaaacccttctaatTGTTAAGACACCATTTCATGGCAAACCACTATTTAGCAACTACTGAATGCATTTCTCCTTTACTATGGCAGCACCTCAACAGAGGCAAACAATTCTATAAGTTGTCTGTTTTGCTTGGATCCAAACACAGAGTTGCAATAGCTGTGGATCTCTGAATCCCTCAGTGGCTTCCTATAACCACACACAAGTTGCTAAAGCATCTTCAGTTCAGGGTCCAAATCCAtctcccattgcagtcaatattgagtccaatgggagttggatcaggccctaaataaggCCCTCACAAACTTGAATCTATTGGCACATTCCTAGCAAGAACCTTATTTAAAATCTAATTCTTACCATATTTAAATATGGTTCTTGCTAGGAAAggactaaatatttttaaaagcaactaATGCTTCCCTTGTAAAAAGCCCCGTACATTTTCCAAAATGACAACTTATAAGGGAAAGTCCAACTTAAGGTAGGCATGCAAATGATTAACAATTTTAATCTCAATTTAAGTgctcttagagcaggggtctcaaacatgcggcccgcgggccgcatgcggccctcggagctcttccctgcggcctgcggagctcccccagttacttcctgtcgccgctaaactcccctcacccccgcccccctccccgagttattttctgtgcctaagctccccgcgcgctgctccccaatgtttggggccgggtctctcccctggccccacctgccacccccacgcgcctccccccagtgtctaccagcccccacttgctgccccctcaccgcccggtagcctgcccgggagctcacgctgactccactcctcctccgctatgccggcttccggcatcacctgctgccgcagggtcctagcgcccccctgcactagggccagggcaggctgcccttcccctagtcctgagactctccaatgccccgagcctctccaatgcctcaaacccctcaccctcagccccacagccctcacccctgcaccccctcctatccccaaactccgtcccaaagcctgcacccccaccccctgccacagcctgcaccgagcacagagcctgcactccagaccccctcccccacccaaactccctcccagagccttaggcagtaaatctaagtgcgtgttttgtcctttgagtgaggtgcattactgagtgtatatatttattaaaactgcttggaaatgacttcgtcaaaaaaaagaacactcatggaagaaaagagagttttccaagacaaatgggagaatttatattttttccacagaggtaaaagataaaattcaatgccttatttgtcagcaaacgattgctgttcccaaggagtataacgtgcgtcggcactatgacacgatgcaccgtgaaaaatatgatgcattcaccggaaaaatccgagaggaaaaagttcagcaacttaaagcagcatttgccaagcaaagaaatttattttcagggattaacaagtctagcgaagattcagtaagagcaagttttgtgataagcgaaatgatagctaaatcatcgcgaccttttacagaaggcttattcataaaagaatgtcttatgaaggccagtgaaattttatgtcctgataggaagaaagtttttgaagccataagcttgtctgcaaatacagttgcctgcaggataacggatttagctgataatgtgcaaaaacaattgattcaaatggcaaaagactttgaagtattttcaattgctcttgatgagagtacagatgtatcagatactgcacagtgtgcagtgttcattagaggtgtggactgcaatttgaatataactgaagaattgctagacttaatgccactgaagggtatcacaacgggacgtgacatatttcaaggattggaagagtgcattgaaaaagctgttggtggcgcttagcactttccaggagggaggggggaggagtggggagccgcgcgcttaggggaggaggtggagaagagacagggcaggggcggggcctcatggaaggggtggattgggggtggggccaggggcagcaagggggcgtgtcagtgatgcagccctcgggccaatgcactagtcctcatgcggccctcggggtcatttgagtttgagacccctgtcttAGAGTAAGGGAGTAGAAAATTAAAATCCAAGGAAAATAAATTTGCTGTAGTGTCAATcttcagtttttgatggaaattTAGATGCAAGCAAACCTTTTGTGAGCCCCAGTGAAATAGCTCTGTGAAAATAGGACAACAGAGCTTTTATCAGAAGGGAAAGCCTTCTATTTTAAGAGAATTATTTGCATTTCTAGCAGAAAATTTGGAAGAAGGAAGAAAACTTTCATTTTCTACAAAATGAAAGCAACTCATTCAAACTTGTAGCAAAAATAACGCTTTGTGGGGAGAAACACTCACCTACTAACCTTTGTAATAGTGCTGGAGGATGACTGCAGCATCAAACATTGTAAACAAAACTATTTCTTAACAGTCATATAACCTTCTGCTTGTAAACTGGTACTAAGTTGAAACTGAACTAGCTAACTAAACATTATGTTGTAGTGTACATATATTTGATGGAGCAAAGTTCTTTGGCAAAATATTTGAAGAGTTATGTAATTTCACTATTTAAAAATCCTCCCAAAACCTAAATGGATGTTTAAGCTTCCATCCTGGAATGTACTATTTCACTATATGGAGAGATGGTTAGTTTCAACATTGGCCTGAAACATCTATTTTACCTGTGCAAAACGAAGACCTTGCAAAACATGTACAGTAAATGCAATACAATTTTAAGTACCCAGCATCAGCTATACAGTAAGGGGACTCTAAAGGCTGAACAAAGTTACACTTCAAACTGTCCCTTTTCATTAGTTGCCTAGGAAAAGGCAATTCCACTGTGAAGATGGAAAGGAAgtgatgtgttttgtttattaatttcTGCAGCATGGGCTAGATTAAAAGTGGCTATTTCCTCTTGAGACATCTAAAaacccagaatcaggccccagtaggattcacaaaactcccactcagcTGCCCCTGGTTGCTGTAGGTACCTAAACTTGCTCAGCACCcaagtttttgcagtaaaaattccctaggcacctatgtttTTGCCACTAAGCATGCACAGTGCAGACCCACGCCAGGCATCTGGCTGCCTAAGCCCTAGAACGATTAATCAACTGCAGGAAGATAGGCGTTCCTCTGCCTAACTTGTCTGCAGGGCCCAATCTGATGCATTCAGAGCTTGCGTACTGGCTTAAGCCCCTATAGATGATCTTATATAAATCCCCACTCCACATGAGGGAGAGAAGTGATTTGAGCAGGGATTTGCAACCtctcaagtgagtgccctaaccactgggctatggggtaTGCGACTCCCTGAGACTATGTCTATGCTTTGAGCTaggagtgtgattcccagctccagTGGACATACTTGTGtcagctctcatcaagctagtgtgctaaagaTAGCATAGCCAGGGTAGCATGGAAAGCAGCAAGCAGTGACATGGGCTAGCAGCCCTGAGTACAAAGCTGTCAGACCCTGTGGGTAAGTACTTGGGGCACCTAGCCAGCATCAACACTTGCTGCTGTCCATGCTACCATGACTACATTACCTCATGTACTAGGTGcctcagtctttcctgttgaaAGTGTTCAAATGtggataatttaaaaaatcatcatgggggcaggggaaagaaCGAGTGAGCATGGGAATGACTGTAGGGAGTCATGATAAAAGGTGGGAGGTGGAAAACCCAGGATCAAATCCCCTGttccaatgactttttaaaattatttatcaaAAGTGGAACCACTTCAACAGGAGACTTTGATGGTGCccccacatcagactatcccatagcccagtggttagggcactcacatgAGAAGTGTCAGAGCCCAGTTCGAGTCCCTTCTCCCCCTCACTTGCAAGGGGGATTTGAAGCAGGGGGTCTCCCACATCACAGCGCGAGTACTGAAACTACTGGGCTAAAAGAAGGGACATAATTTGCTATGGGGCAAGGGGAGCagttccctcccaaccctgagatCATGCagaatgcaatataatcacacaaCCTTCTATATGTTAAACAGTCTCCTCCTCTCCaaaatttttctgaaatgacacCCCTGGCTAAAAGCTCTGAGAGaggtccttttcctcctcctttctccctcatctTCTTGCTAAACAGGCATCTGGCACCAAGAGAGGGTTTGCACTGGGGAATCCCAAGCAGAGGAAAGCACCTATCCCAGAGTTCAGGCATCTATCTCAGAGGGGCGGGGGTCAGTACACACCTCTCAGTTTGGCATTTCCCATTGGCTATTGGCCATTCCCCTCCCCACTAAtcaaaaaacacacaaacaaaactcTGCCCCCTTTAAGATGTTTCAAGTTGGGCACTTCAAAAGAGTACCTGGAAGTTACTAGTTACTTTTTAAAGCTTACATCTATAGTATTTTAGATGCAACAAGAGAGTTTACAGGTATGTTAAACTAAAATTAGTGCTTGAAGTGTAGCGTTTGGGAAGTTTTTTATGGACTCTTAGTAGTTTGACATTTTAAGTCTGTCCCAATTTCAACCCTGTTTCTTACCAAATGTCATTCGGCCACTAATGATCTCTGGAGATTTCTTCATGTCATTAACAGCAGCAATAGGGAGTCCCCAGTTGGCTACCGGTCCCCAGAAGTGCTGTAAATAAAGTGGAAGGAAGCAAAGAGTTTATCCTCTAATTTTGaaagatttcatttttttcctactATCATCGACATGTTATTCTTACATGTTTTTAAGAGAGGAAGTTCTGGAAGAGTAGTAGTGTGGTAGAGCTTCCTTTCAAATTAGAATAGAGACAGCTTTCAAGCACACTTAAGTGGAAGGAAAAAAACCACCTCTTGTCAAATAAGGGTCTCATCCTCTACATTGCAGGAAAAAATTCTCCCCACTTTCCCAAGCCCATGTAGATGGGTTTGGCATAGTTTGTCCCATGGGGAACAAGGACAGAACACACCATTCTTCCCAGGCTGTCAAGTGGCAACAGAACCCACTCTGTGGTCACTACTGTAACCTCAGGTTTATGCTAGAGTCTATAGCCAACTAATGCAAACAAAGAGTGCATCTTGTTCATACAAGAAATTCTTCAAACCACTATTCAATATaaaaggcaggaaaaaaaaaacctcagtgcAAAATACCTCAGTGACTAACTTAAGAGGTCATTCCAGTATTATGCTGGAGGCTAGATTGCTCCCAACAAGTAGGTCTGAGCTCCGGGCAATCATTGTGGAAGCTGTTGGGCAATAACCACCTTTCATTTAGATAAATGAGAACAGTTAAATGAACTTTGtttagtgtcaagtatcagaggggtagccgcgtttgctgctcttacagatccagactaagagtcctgtggcaccttatagactaacagacgtattggagcatgagctttcatgggtgaatacatctgacgaagtgagtattcacccacgaaagctcatgctccaatacatctgttagtctataagatgccacaggactccgCTGCTTTGTTTAGTGGTGGCTGAAACAACAGAAAATCACTGCCCAAAGACTAGACAGCATACAAGTCTGGGCAGTGTCTGAGCCATGCGGTTCAAGGAGTTTCTGGGGGTCTGATAAGTCAAACCCTTATTCCTGCATTTATTTCCAACTGTGTATCTGTGCATGTGCATGAGAGAAGAAAGACCACAGGAAGAGAGAAAAGGCAGCAAAAAGCTACATAAGAACTCAGAGCATGATCTTCAGAAATAGGTAAGAGAGAAAGCTTTGGTGCAGAGTGCTGGCTGAGAGAGGCTTGGAACTGTGTCCTGTGTTCAGGAAAACAGGATTTTATATACATACTATGTAAATAAATATGACTGCATCAAATAAATACCCATCAggaatttctcctcctaacaaaaaccacacacacaagacCAGCAAGTTGGCTAACTGCTAAGGCCAAAAGGAGTAACATTAGGATACCTATTTGCAAGTGAAAGCTGGAATTCTTTGCAGCCAGTTAAACACCACTTTTGCATCTATTTAATATTAACATTACACATTTTCCAggttttagagtagcagccgtgttagtgaTTCAGAACAAGGGAGTATACGGGGAAAGAGAAGTGTTGCAAATAACGAGCCAAGTcagtcagtctgttccagtggagcgccctgAACGGGGTTTTTCCACGTCTTTTATTATaattggttacataaatcatcctattatgcgcatgtactaactcagtccaacttctcgccccttctcctgattggtgctttatgcactgcatgttccagtggtaaacacctggtcggcgcttaatgagtgtgtctcctgaccggaTGTGGggggggaaccacttcagccgctctaaattcgggggcggtcttcctacccccttagtgcttaagaagagtaaagttcctacatcccctccttttctgttttgtcgacccgtgcctggtccgcatgtttcatgattttatatgcatacatgacggcttggggtgtaggcaggggtttgcgccgacagggtgtaaaacacatcctaattatattaggaatacactgagcaaagcaacaaaaaccaatcaagcaggcgataacaatcaaagcatattgcaaaacagttcggacccatcccatggatggcagccaCGCCCAAAGGTCATCCCACCATGATGGGTTCCTGTCCTGCTGAATGTGTTGTGCCAATTCTTGGAGGTTATCTATGTGTGCTTGAATCCGTTTAGAATTGTCTGTTAGATTAAAACAACACATGCCATATACCTCTTCACAACCCACATGGCTGAGCAATAGCAGATAATCAATTGCCGCTCGATTATCTAATATGGCATTGCGAAGCTCCTCCTGTTCTTGATTCAGCAAGGCCAAGGCGGCAGacgtataattaatatttttcgctAAGGCACATGCCAATCGACTAAGCTGTTGGTGATTGGCCACTCCCAACGCAGGGAGACCCACCAAGGAAACAGCCAGAGAGATGTACTCAGCCCGACTGAAAAGGCTGACATTGGCATTACATTCTGACCTCATGGGGGTAGAGCTTCGCCGGCGTCGGGTGCGGGCCTCATTAGTTCGGGAGCCAGTCAACATTGACCTTGTGGGGAGTATCAATGTGAGCCTGCTTAGGCAACATTGAGCTTCGGAAATATTGGCCGGAATATAATTAAAGGTCCTCTGACCACACGTAAAAAACCAACCTTCTGGTAACAAAATGTGCCCGTAATTGCTggacacattttgaaaatgtgtacAATTCCATTCCGGGGTACCCACCCGCAAACATCCTTTTGGGGGCCTGTGACGTGTGCAATTAACCATCCGTACACAGGTCAAATTGGCGTGATTGGCTACCCATGGGGTAAAAAGGGACAAGGCACTCGCGGGTTTCGCATAAGTGGCCTGGCCCCATAGGCTCATAGAAGAATATTGAATCTCGGTGGCATTTATAAAATTAGACATCCCCGTTGCATGTGCAGCACTGCCTGGCGCCTTacatactgggaccaggcaggtgcccaacaggccatgcatctcaggggcctgctgtaaacaaaaggaggATTGATTGGCAAGGACCGCAAGTCGAGCCCATATATTATAATGCATGCGGCTGCGCAATTCGGGTTCGGCCCCAACCgataacacacaaaaacaacacaacaatatgGTAAAAGAATTAGCGGTCAAACAGGCAAAAATAGCAGCAGTAAAATTTTCGGGGGTAGGCTCGGCCTTGTTATTCTCCAGcgtttgctgagcctgctgcgccaGCTGCTTCACCTGCCCCCAGGTAACCTTTGGTGCCGTCTTTGTGGCTCGGCACACTTGAAAGGTCTCGGTTAGGTTCAGATTAAAGTTGGGTATCGGGTTCTTGAGGCTTTAATGCCACGTCATCGTGCCACGGTCGCACATttttggcagggacccacaatggacctgtgggagtaagcacagcggcatgcccccgTCCCCAGGTTATCAATGGAACGGGGCCATACCAATTAGGGTCCGGGCTCTGCCTATATTTGACAGATGGGCGTGGGAGCGGGGTTTCCATCTTAAAATGTCGTTCAGTGGctgtaaaattctgaaaaatatttaaagtatttagggTAAACAATACTATCGCTAATTGGTTTTGCTTGGCGCCCAGGGttggcccatcatcccccacttttttgttttgcttttttaggtactctttaagtgtacgattggttcgttccacaatggcttgaccAGTGGAATTATACGGAATACCAAAGACGTGGTTAATTTGCCATTGCGTGCAAAAATCCGCAAATCTGTGAGAAATGTAGGCGGGGCCATTATCGGTTTTTATCTGTCGGGGGCGGCCCATAACGGCCACCGCAGCAAGAACGTGATTAATTACATGTTTGGCCTATTCGCCCCGTTGGGGGGTGGCCCAAATATAATGAGAGTAGGTATCGatggtaacatgtaaatatttccaaggagaaaaagggggataaagcgtgacatccatttgccaaatttgGTTGGATTGAAGGCCGCGGGGATTAACACCCAGTTCGGGATAATGATGAAGACTTGCACAATGGATTACAGGTTTGAACAATACATTGGGCCTGAATTAGGGGGATCATAAAATGCTTCACTAAAAATTttgcattttgatgaaaaaaatgcatgactatcaatgggatccgaaaagaacagaatgagttaactgaagaaagctaaagataagacactgggcacagtcaaggacaccgctcacaGCTAAAACTTGGCGGACAGCGAAGAAAAAGGGGGgcttggcggacagccaagaaaAAGCAGCTATGAGAGCGGCAGAACTCGGCCAGGCAGTAGCAAAATGTGTTAGCCAAAAAGGGAAGGGCAGTAAACTCAGTCATGAATGGTAAGATGTGATCCAAATTTGCTTAACAagtctcttccccatagggatacagcaatatccacgatatagggtttaaggagaatctcctttccccctt from Mauremys mutica isolate MM-2020 ecotype Southern chromosome 3, ASM2049712v1, whole genome shotgun sequence harbors:
- the MPC1 gene encoding mitochondrial pyruvate carrier 1, with product MAGVLARKAADYVRSKDFRDYLMSTHFWGPVANWGLPIAAVNDMKKSPEIISGRMTFALCCYSLTFMRFAYKVQPRNWLLFACHFTNEIAQLIQGGRLMKYKMEKKN